A section of the Subtercola frigoramans genome encodes:
- a CDS encoding HNH endonuclease signature motif containing protein — translation MNTPAAGSSGSSPEGLDDPRASALRSAVEAVVLSGGFGAAAPCGLAGEELLAWAVAGEALMRCAEGIVVEAAGELAERSKHEHGDDRLTVKHGCADVVSLISSLTGVSKKTAAGRVRLGTAVRSSMSAVGLPNESSFPSVQEALRSGRLGVDSAHVITRMLGESAKRVGFGADLHECERMVVLAADPTTDVGLGLSADQVAIMVAQWQGHLDPDGAEPTAKELEDKRGLWLRQQADGSFKVGGLLTAVQGAKWQAIAQTILSPRLPRFGGPDDKNCDSDAPNDHRAPSGGGAPSRSGESSGPRFDADDTDDTNDTNDEVSPVLADTRSREQLLADGFTAYIDRVAGLPDMPVLCGARPTVNVHVTLENIVEGRGVGWVDGVDQPVPVSTVEQLLCHGDVIATLMREGRVLQHGKTKRLFTPAQNRALAARDGGCVWPGCGRPPSWCETHHVVDWRDKGYLPGRTDTDNGVLLCHFHHSNVHKSRWKLVMRAGAPHIIPPPEIDWTQTPRPCTGRRTRQ, via the coding sequence ATGAACACACCAGCTGCCGGATCTTCCGGGTCGTCGCCTGAGGGCTTGGATGACCCTCGGGCTTCTGCGTTGCGGTCGGCGGTGGAGGCGGTGGTGTTGTCTGGTGGGTTTGGGGCTGCCGCGCCGTGTGGGCTTGCCGGGGAGGAGCTCCTTGCCTGGGCGGTGGCTGGTGAGGCGTTGATGCGATGTGCGGAGGGGATCGTTGTCGAGGCGGCCGGGGAGCTTGCCGAACGATCCAAACATGAACACGGTGATGACAGGTTGACGGTGAAGCACGGGTGCGCAGATGTCGTGTCGCTGATCAGTAGCTTGACGGGAGTGTCGAAGAAGACCGCGGCAGGCCGGGTGCGACTCGGTACGGCGGTTAGGTCCTCGATGTCTGCGGTGGGGTTGCCGAATGAGAGTAGTTTCCCTTCCGTTCAGGAGGCTCTGCGTTCTGGCCGGCTCGGCGTTGACAGTGCCCACGTCATCACTCGCATGCTCGGGGAGTCGGCAAAACGGGTGGGGTTCGGTGCGGATCTTCATGAGTGTGAACGGATGGTGGTGCTCGCCGCTGACCCGACGACAGATGTGGGTCTGGGGTTGTCGGCGGATCAGGTGGCGATCATGGTGGCGCAGTGGCAGGGGCATCTGGATCCTGATGGTGCCGAGCCGACCGCGAAGGAGTTGGAGGACAAGCGCGGCTTGTGGTTGCGGCAGCAGGCTGACGGGAGTTTCAAGGTCGGTGGTCTGTTGACGGCGGTGCAGGGTGCGAAGTGGCAGGCCATCGCCCAAACCATCCTGAGCCCGAGATTGCCTCGATTCGGCGGCCCCGATGACAAGAACTGTGACAGCGATGCTCCGAATGACCATCGTGCGCCTAGCGGCGGTGGCGCTCCTTCGCGCAGTGGTGAATCTTCTGGCCCGCGTTTCGACGCCGACGACACCGACGACACCAACGACACCAACGATGAGGTGAGCCCGGTGTTGGCGGACACTCGTAGTCGTGAGCAGTTGCTCGCTGATGGGTTTACGGCGTACATCGACCGGGTCGCGGGGTTACCCGACATGCCGGTGTTGTGTGGGGCGCGTCCGACGGTCAACGTGCACGTCACCCTCGAGAACATCGTCGAGGGTCGGGGTGTGGGCTGGGTCGACGGTGTTGACCAGCCCGTCCCGGTATCAACCGTTGAGCAGCTGTTGTGTCACGGGGATGTGATTGCGACGCTGATGCGTGAGGGGCGGGTGTTGCAGCACGGGAAGACGAAACGGTTGTTCACTCCGGCGCAGAACCGGGCCCTCGCCGCCCGGGACGGCGGGTGTGTGTGGCCGGGCTGCGGGAGACCTCCGTCGTGGTGTGAAACCCATCATGTTGTCGACTGGCGCGACAAGGGATACTTACCCGGCCGGACAGATACTGACAATGGGGTGCTGCTGTGTCATTTTCATCACTCGAACGTGCATAAGAGCCGATGGAAACTCGTCATGCGCGCCGGCGCACCGCACATCATCCCGCCGCCCGAGATCGACTGGACACAAACACCCCGACCCTGCACCGGGCGACGAACACGACAATGA
- a CDS encoding heavy-metal-associated domain-containing protein, whose product MSNDIGLTDKNHECACGPDSHAAATSSTHLAPVGTDVTREHYLVEGMTCSHCVASVTEEVSAIDGVESVSVDLKAGAASRIMVVSDRPVPVEQVRDAVVEAGYTLVVG is encoded by the coding sequence ATGAGCAACGACATTGGTCTGACCGACAAGAACCACGAGTGCGCGTGTGGCCCTGATTCTCACGCTGCAGCAACCAGCAGTACGCATCTCGCGCCGGTCGGAACCGACGTCACGCGTGAGCACTACCTCGTCGAGGGCATGACCTGCAGCCACTGCGTCGCAAGCGTGACGGAAGAGGTTTCGGCCATCGACGGTGTCGAGAGCGTGAGCGTTGACCTGAAGGCGGGCGCGGCCTCCCGAATCATGGTCGTCAGCGACCGCCCAGTGCCAGTCGAACAGGTTCGCGATGCTGTCGTCGAAGCGGGTTACACCCTGGTCGTGGGGTAA
- a CDS encoding DUF305 domain-containing protein produces MEKQLMLKVRSSLALVGVLVATIALSACATTETNTTMSGGMMDTPSSTPSVSVGNTGAFNDADVAFAMGMIPHHKQAIDMADTILGKSGIDPKVTDLATRIKAAQDPEITEMTAWLTTWGSPMDSMSGMSGMDSGMMSDSEMAALDASSGTDAAKLFLTQMTTHHQGAISMAKTEINQGKNPDAINLASSIVTSQSAEITEMATILSTLM; encoded by the coding sequence TTGGAAAAACAACTCATGCTAAAAGTACGTTCAAGCCTCGCCCTCGTCGGCGTTCTCGTCGCGACGATTGCTCTATCCGCCTGCGCAACGACAGAAACGAATACGACGATGAGCGGCGGGATGATGGACACACCCTCGTCCACACCCTCCGTATCAGTTGGGAACACAGGAGCCTTCAACGACGCCGATGTCGCGTTCGCGATGGGGATGATTCCTCATCACAAGCAGGCCATCGATATGGCCGACACAATCCTCGGGAAGAGCGGAATCGATCCGAAGGTAACCGATCTCGCAACCCGCATCAAAGCGGCACAGGATCCGGAAATCACCGAGATGACTGCGTGGCTTACGACCTGGGGAAGCCCGATGGATTCAATGTCGGGCATGTCGGGCATGGACTCAGGCATGATGTCTGACAGCGAGATGGCTGCCCTCGACGCATCCTCCGGCACCGACGCAGCGAAACTGTTCCTCACTCAAATGACAACCCATCATCAAGGTGCCATCAGCATGGCGAAAACCGAAATCAATCAGGGCAAGAACCCGGACGCGATCAACCTTGCCAGCTCGATTGTCACCAGTCAGTCTGCTGAAATCACGGAAATGGCGACGATCCTGAGCACCCTAATGTAG
- a CDS encoding heavy metal translocating P-type ATPase, whose product MSQHNQHSIDAPEVHHHEAMAEHKMSGQGGMDHSSHGGHSGHGDHVGQFRRLFWVMLIVAVPVVVFSSMFAMILNYQLPDFPFVAWISPVFGTVMYVWGGRPFLVGAVAELKARKPGMMLLIALAITVAFLASWGATLGLLDHQLDFWWELALLIVIMLLGHWIEMRSLAQTSTALESLAALLPDEAERVDGESTVTVSSSELVVGDLVVVRPGGRVPADGEVTEGTADVDESMITGESRAVSRSVGSHVVAGTVATDNALRVRVTAVGDDTALAGIQHLVSEAQNSTSKAQRLADTAAGWLFWFALGSAAITAIVWTSLGAPDDAVIRTVTVLVIACPHALGLAIPLVVSIATERAAKGGVLIKDRLALEGMRTVNSVLFDKTGTLTRGEPIVSKVAVVDGVSEEELLSWAAAVEGDSEHPLAKAIITAAKTSNLTSLRATDFQASTAVGVTGTVDGKKISVGGPSMLGSHAAAPMAATSAWENDGEIILHVLRDGQVVGAIALADEIRPESRQAVNALHALGIQVVMITGDAEAVAQSVAAQLGIDRVFAGVHPEDKAAKVIELQKEGRKVAMVGDGVNDAPALAQADVGIAIGAGTDVAIASAGVILASDDPRSVLSVIELSQKSYRKMKQNLWWAAGYNMIAVPLAAGVLAPIGFILPMAVGALLMSASTVVVALNAQLLRRLDLRPEISAGEVFAEQTPASRRDDQEEEPVRAGRPG is encoded by the coding sequence ATGAGTCAACACAACCAGCACTCAATCGATGCGCCCGAGGTTCACCACCACGAAGCAATGGCAGAGCACAAGATGAGCGGTCAGGGCGGCATGGATCATTCGAGTCATGGCGGTCACTCCGGTCACGGAGATCACGTCGGTCAGTTCCGGCGCCTGTTCTGGGTCATGCTCATCGTTGCCGTGCCCGTTGTTGTTTTCAGCAGCATGTTTGCGATGATCCTGAACTATCAGTTGCCCGACTTCCCATTCGTGGCTTGGATTTCGCCCGTTTTCGGAACGGTGATGTACGTCTGGGGCGGACGCCCGTTCCTGGTGGGCGCGGTCGCGGAGTTGAAGGCTCGCAAGCCCGGAATGATGCTGCTCATCGCGCTGGCGATCACGGTTGCGTTTCTTGCCTCGTGGGGTGCGACCCTGGGGCTGCTGGATCACCAGCTCGACTTCTGGTGGGAGCTGGCGCTCCTGATCGTGATCATGCTTCTCGGGCACTGGATCGAGATGCGTTCCCTCGCCCAGACCTCGACTGCGTTGGAATCGCTGGCTGCGCTTCTCCCGGACGAAGCGGAGAGGGTCGATGGCGAGAGTACCGTCACGGTATCGTCATCCGAGCTTGTGGTGGGTGATCTGGTGGTGGTGCGCCCAGGAGGGCGGGTTCCTGCCGACGGTGAGGTGACCGAAGGCACAGCTGACGTCGATGAATCGATGATCACGGGTGAGTCGCGGGCTGTTAGTCGCAGCGTCGGCTCACATGTCGTTGCTGGCACGGTTGCGACCGACAATGCGCTGCGCGTGCGCGTGACGGCTGTCGGCGACGATACTGCTTTGGCGGGCATCCAACATCTTGTGAGCGAAGCCCAAAATTCCACGTCCAAGGCCCAGCGACTGGCCGACACCGCTGCAGGATGGCTGTTTTGGTTTGCGCTCGGATCAGCCGCCATCACAGCCATTGTCTGGACGTCACTTGGCGCACCGGATGACGCGGTCATCCGCACGGTGACAGTCCTGGTCATCGCCTGCCCGCATGCGCTGGGTCTAGCCATCCCTTTGGTTGTGTCGATTGCGACGGAGCGCGCTGCCAAGGGTGGAGTGCTAATCAAGGACCGGCTTGCTTTGGAGGGTATGCGCACGGTGAATTCCGTGCTCTTTGACAAGACAGGCACCTTGACCCGCGGCGAGCCCATCGTTTCGAAGGTCGCCGTCGTGGATGGAGTCTCAGAAGAGGAACTGCTCTCCTGGGCAGCCGCGGTCGAGGGCGACAGCGAACACCCGCTTGCCAAAGCAATCATCACCGCGGCCAAGACGAGCAACCTCACCAGTCTTCGGGCCACAGACTTTCAAGCCTCGACCGCGGTCGGAGTCACGGGAACCGTCGACGGTAAGAAGATCAGCGTTGGCGGGCCGAGCATGCTAGGTTCCCACGCTGCCGCACCAATGGCGGCGACCTCAGCGTGGGAGAACGACGGGGAGATCATCCTGCACGTTCTTCGCGATGGCCAGGTCGTGGGCGCCATCGCGCTGGCCGATGAAATCAGACCGGAATCGCGGCAGGCGGTCAATGCGCTTCACGCGCTGGGTATCCAGGTCGTCATGATCACCGGAGATGCTGAAGCTGTCGCCCAGTCCGTCGCCGCCCAACTCGGCATCGACAGGGTGTTCGCAGGCGTCCATCCCGAAGACAAGGCCGCGAAAGTCATCGAGCTGCAGAAAGAGGGCCGCAAAGTCGCGATGGTCGGCGACGGGGTGAACGATGCGCCCGCACTGGCCCAGGCGGATGTCGGAATCGCGATCGGCGCTGGCACCGACGTTGCCATCGCATCTGCCGGTGTCATCCTCGCCAGCGACGACCCCCGGTCGGTCCTCTCCGTGATCGAACTGTCCCAAAAGAGCTATCGGAAGATGAAGCAGAACCTCTGGTGGGCGGCGGGTTACAACATGATCGCGGTGCCGTTGGCTGCGGGTGTTCTCGCGCCGATCGGATTCATCCTCCCGATGGCTGTCGGGGCCCTGCTCATGTCAGCATCCACTGTGGTCGTTGCCCTGAACGCTCAGCTTCTTCGACGTCTTGATCTCCGCCCTGAAATCAGTGCAGGTGAAGTATTTGCCGAACAGACTCCGGCCTCACGAAGGGATGACCAAGAGGAAGAGCCAGTGCGTGCAGGGCGTCCGGGCTGA
- a CDS encoding DUF6153 family protein — protein sequence MLSSKRVTPWSWGNDEYDQGGDPSLRRWSIVVLMTLSSLRKLTLHRLAIRRTLMLLTFVGAILVGLLAMHTFSSASDGHMYTAVPMSTDIGAHAIDHGMAAPTQAMTATDCDGMCDPTHAMAGMACVLALLISGLMFAITTSRRWSSFRTRLRGRWLVLAATAVAGMPPPDLNALSISRT from the coding sequence ATGCTGTCGTCGAAGCGGGTTACACCCTGGTCGTGGGGTAACGATGAGTATGACCAGGGCGGAGATCCCTCGCTGCGCCGGTGGTCGATTGTGGTGCTGATGACGCTGAGCAGTCTCAGAAAGCTCACCCTCCATCGACTTGCGATTCGACGCACACTCATGTTGCTGACCTTCGTCGGTGCAATACTCGTTGGCTTGTTGGCGATGCACACGTTCTCGTCGGCTTCCGACGGGCACATGTACACTGCGGTGCCCATGTCCACTGACATAGGTGCGCACGCAATCGATCACGGCATGGCCGCTCCCACCCAGGCGATGACAGCCACTGATTGCGATGGAATGTGCGACCCGACGCACGCCATGGCGGGTATGGCATGCGTGCTCGCATTGCTCATCTCCGGACTGATGTTTGCGATCACGACGTCCCGGCGATGGTCGAGTTTTCGTACACGATTACGCGGTCGGTGGCTCGTTCTCGCCGCGACCGCCGTGGCCGGGATGCCGCCACCAGATTTGAACGCACTTTCCATCAGTAGGACCTGA
- a CDS encoding DUF2277 domain-containing protein, whose protein sequence is MCRNIHTLHNFEPAATDDEVHAAALQYVRKISGVTKPSKANTEAFEHAVAEIAHLSRHLLEDLVATTPPKNREIEAEKAKARSAKRFATA, encoded by the coding sequence ATGTGCCGGAACATCCATACACTGCATAATTTCGAGCCCGCCGCCACCGACGACGAAGTACACGCCGCTGCACTGCAGTACGTGCGCAAGATCAGCGGGGTCACGAAGCCGTCGAAGGCCAACACCGAGGCATTCGAACATGCTGTCGCCGAGATCGCTCACCTCTCGCGTCATCTGCTCGAGGATCTCGTGGCGACGACTCCGCCAAAGAACCGCGAGATTGAGGCTGAGAAAGCCAAGGCCCGATCGGCGAAGCGGTTTGCCACGGCGTGA
- a CDS encoding serine hydrolase domain-containing protein, translating to MRSPARHNVSRRRGLRRRVFAAALAGLVLTSFAAPSLAVDRSTSPATAAELDSFVQQQRSDLGLPGVAVVVLSKNVVMFEGAYGSAGPAGRPVTINTPFALGSTSKQFTALAVQQLIVQRRVTLVDTVGALLPELSGGSSPFAGVTIAQLLSHTSGISTHEGDEEFNPWPSVTSIDDETRRVLQSQPVGPAGADFEYSNANYTILGAIIDHITGLSFEDALQTLVVVPLRLTSTTSDERVAQSRGLADGYYPWFGAFSTATPGAWWPMGAPSAFITSTATDLTRVLQAQLGASSGIDASTLEASRTPLTRVDQYSQYASGWYVRPFWELHDNDENGLDPSLPTLWEHPGSTERSMSYLAFAPSMGLGVVVLSNYALGTDQDKLSRFTTALLHKIVGTTDSPASVDALTSAAPLLMVALPIVQLLMFGWLVFALARPRPSRVGRWMPLLVGGFVTIATVFIAVVVVPGRTGASLFEPSWWNSTPDLAVSVGVVLLFAVGWVVAFAVALLKRLVRRPSGVSDAVRS from the coding sequence ATGCGGTCGCCAGCCCGCCACAACGTGTCGCGTCGTCGAGGCCTTCGACGCCGGGTGTTCGCTGCCGCCTTGGCGGGGCTGGTTCTCACGTCGTTCGCTGCGCCGAGCCTCGCAGTGGATAGGTCTACGTCACCTGCGACCGCTGCTGAGCTCGACAGTTTTGTGCAGCAGCAACGATCTGATCTCGGTCTGCCGGGTGTCGCGGTCGTCGTGCTCTCCAAGAACGTGGTCATGTTCGAGGGAGCCTATGGGAGCGCCGGGCCCGCCGGTCGGCCGGTCACCATCAACACCCCCTTCGCGCTGGGGTCGACGTCGAAACAGTTCACTGCTCTGGCCGTGCAGCAGCTGATCGTGCAGCGCCGAGTCACTCTTGTGGACACGGTCGGCGCGCTCCTACCCGAGCTGAGCGGCGGGAGCAGTCCGTTCGCGGGCGTAACCATTGCACAGCTGCTCAGCCACACTTCAGGAATCAGTACGCACGAGGGCGATGAAGAGTTCAACCCGTGGCCGTCGGTAACGTCAATCGACGACGAGACCCGACGAGTGCTGCAATCGCAACCTGTCGGGCCGGCGGGGGCTGACTTCGAGTACTCAAACGCCAACTATACGATTCTCGGCGCGATCATCGATCACATCACCGGACTGTCCTTCGAAGACGCGCTCCAGACTCTGGTGGTGGTGCCTCTCCGGTTGACGTCGACCACGAGTGATGAACGTGTCGCTCAATCAAGGGGGCTGGCTGACGGGTACTACCCGTGGTTCGGCGCATTCAGCACCGCAACCCCAGGAGCATGGTGGCCGATGGGTGCACCCTCTGCGTTCATCACCTCGACCGCGACGGATCTCACACGTGTCTTGCAGGCACAGCTGGGTGCATCATCCGGAATCGACGCGTCGACGCTCGAAGCGTCTCGCACGCCGTTGACCCGGGTGGACCAGTACAGCCAGTACGCGAGCGGCTGGTACGTTCGCCCCTTCTGGGAGTTGCACGACAATGACGAGAACGGTCTGGACCCCAGCCTGCCGACGTTGTGGGAGCACCCGGGTAGTACGGAGCGGTCGATGTCGTATCTGGCGTTCGCGCCGTCGATGGGCCTCGGCGTTGTTGTGTTGAGCAATTACGCCCTCGGTACAGACCAGGACAAACTGTCGCGCTTCACGACGGCGCTGCTTCACAAGATCGTCGGCACGACCGACTCGCCGGCTTCGGTCGACGCGCTCACTTCGGCAGCGCCGTTGTTGATGGTCGCGCTTCCGATTGTTCAGCTACTGATGTTCGGGTGGCTCGTGTTCGCTCTCGCACGGCCTCGCCCGTCGCGTGTCGGCAGGTGGATGCCGCTCCTTGTGGGAGGGTTCGTTACGATTGCCACTGTCTTCATAGCCGTGGTCGTGGTGCCAGGGCGCACCGGGGCATCGCTTTTTGAGCCGAGCTGGTGGAACAGCACGCCGGATCTCGCGGTCTCGGTCGGTGTCGTGTTGTTGTTTGCTGTGGGCTGGGTCGTGGCGTTCGCGGTGGCGCTTCTCAAGCGGCTCGTGCGTCGGCCTTCGGGAGTGAGTGACGCCGTGCGGAGCTGA
- a CDS encoding SHOCT domain-containing protein, whose product MWGYGYNMMGWGWLVGAAFVVLIVVAVIVVVRLVPGRAHHAEAAPPSPVGTRTPRQVLDERYARGDIATEEYLERVKHLGSA is encoded by the coding sequence ATGTGGGGATACGGATACAACATGATGGGCTGGGGCTGGCTCGTCGGGGCAGCGTTCGTGGTTCTGATCGTCGTTGCGGTGATCGTCGTTGTACGGCTTGTTCCCGGGCGGGCACATCACGCCGAGGCCGCCCCTCCTTCGCCTGTGGGTACTCGGACCCCGCGCCAGGTTCTAGATGAGCGCTACGCCAGGGGCGACATCGCAACCGAGGAGTACCTCGAACGCGTCAAGCATTTGGGTTCCGCCTGA
- a CDS encoding SCO4226 family nickel-binding protein, whose translation MPQFMDVHDGFVGVTEDQLAAAHQADLDVEAAEGVHFEKAWLDPKSGKVFCLSTGPSKEAVMRVHEKAGHPTHEVYELAVEV comes from the coding sequence ATGCCACAGTTCATGGACGTGCACGACGGGTTCGTCGGAGTCACAGAAGATCAGCTCGCCGCTGCTCACCAGGCTGATCTCGACGTCGAAGCTGCGGAGGGTGTGCACTTCGAGAAGGCATGGCTCGACCCGAAGTCGGGCAAGGTCTTCTGCCTCTCGACGGGCCCTTCCAAAGAGGCTGTGATGCGCGTGCACGAGAAGGCCGGGCATCCTACCCACGAGGTGTACGAGCTGGCCGTCGAGGTCTGA
- a CDS encoding metal-sensitive transcriptional regulator, with product MVGYAHNKEDLLKRLRRAEGQVRGIHRMVEEDTYCIDILTQVSAATKALETVALALLDDHLAHCVAEAAREGGTVADDKIREASAAIARLVRS from the coding sequence ATGGTCGGCTACGCGCACAACAAAGAGGATCTGTTGAAGCGGCTTCGACGGGCCGAGGGCCAGGTGCGGGGCATCCACCGGATGGTGGAAGAAGACACCTACTGCATCGATATTCTCACCCAGGTGTCTGCTGCAACCAAGGCGCTCGAAACCGTAGCGTTGGCACTACTGGACGACCACCTGGCGCACTGTGTCGCGGAAGCTGCCCGCGAAGGCGGCACGGTCGCTGACGACAAGATTCGCGAAGCGTCCGCCGCTATCGCACGACTGGTGCGGTCCTGA
- a CDS encoding DUF2306 domain-containing protein, with translation MPVNTTRGTTPGTTPNAAQATQTARTRSFQASTPASRCSWLAPAGLILLSLIPLIAGAVRVTELSGGAAETVANSRFIDSPIPVFVHIVSVTIFSLLGAFQFVPALRLAPTLRRAGHRWHRVSGTILIPAGLLTALSGMWMVVFYPHPVGDGLALSALRILFGSAMVAGILLGIRAITRRDFVSHGDWMTRAYAIGMAAGTQAILLIPGALMFGKTHELSRTILMGAAWVVNLAVAELIIRRRARRARGVAFTHVPEHPYTA, from the coding sequence ATGCCCGTCAACACCACTCGCGGTACCACCCCCGGAACGACCCCCAACGCGGCCCAAGCAACTCAAACAGCCCGAACGCGTTCGTTCCAGGCATCCACACCGGCCTCCCGATGTTCGTGGCTCGCCCCCGCCGGGCTGATTCTACTCAGCCTCATCCCTTTAATCGCGGGCGCTGTGCGAGTCACCGAACTGAGCGGAGGTGCCGCTGAGACCGTCGCAAACTCACGGTTCATCGACTCGCCCATCCCCGTGTTCGTGCACATCGTGAGCGTCACAATCTTTAGCCTGCTCGGCGCGTTCCAGTTCGTTCCTGCACTGCGACTCGCTCCCACACTGCGACGCGCGGGGCACCGCTGGCACCGCGTGTCCGGCACCATCCTCATCCCGGCAGGGCTCCTGACGGCGCTCTCCGGAATGTGGATGGTCGTCTTCTACCCCCACCCGGTCGGCGACGGCCTCGCCCTCTCCGCCCTCAGGATCCTGTTCGGTTCCGCCATGGTGGCGGGCATCCTGCTCGGTATTCGTGCGATCACTAGACGAGACTTCGTCTCCCACGGCGACTGGATGACGCGTGCCTACGCCATCGGAATGGCCGCCGGCACCCAGGCCATCCTCCTCATCCCGGGCGCGCTCATGTTCGGCAAGACCCACGAACTCTCGCGGACGATTCTGATGGGCGCAGCCTGGGTCGTCAACCTCGCAGTGGCTGAGTTGATCATCCGTCGTCGCGCTCGCAGGGCGAGAGGCGTAGCGTTTACCCATGTGCCGGAACATCCATACACTGCATAA